Proteins encoded by one window of Chryseobacterium foetidum:
- a CDS encoding acyl carrier protein, producing MEDFLEQMAEIMEVDNVNLSDELTSFEAWDSLTTLSIIALADDEYQVSLTNAEIADAKTIEGLHQLITGKQNA from the coding sequence ATGGAAGATTTTTTAGAACAAATGGCAGAGATAATGGAGGTTGATAATGTAAATTTATCAGACGAACTTACTTCATTCGAAGCTTGGGATTCATTGACAACATTATCGATCATCGCATTAGCAGATGATGAGTATCAGGTTTCATTAACCAATGCAGAGATTGCAGATGCCAAAACTATTGAAGGTTTGCATCAATTAATCACTGGCAAGCAAAATGCATAA
- a CDS encoding glycosyl hydrolase family 28-related protein, producing MNYCKIVLLSFVLLVANKGYSQNMTSVNVVKMGADGTDKADDTTVFQQCIDKLAAKGGGTLVIPKGTYYINHLLFLGAKYSNIEIKGQNAIIIQTTPKNRKVVQNGLVKTFAQRLAADGCFVFDAQVSNQINDQKSIKNITISGLAFKSDILKQGFDELMHLISAHGVSNFKINNCTFTGFLGDGIAINGATDFTVNRNAYNKDISITNCVFDGINKDNRQGISIYYADGFLIKNCTFKNITRPNMPGAIDIEADSPTNVTRNGKISDCVFDNIGGIACIVMHIKPSDRGNNFSYKNFTVENCKFNNSNSGIAVFGSDFYKEYTSDEKILIIKNSEITNCFIMLDLRKAYGIEVDNLKARNIYTKIHNIVSDGGARNITFKNCTFDTFANPAGLGFTGETYGINFENNTFKNFIGTAITINSPSGVGTIKNNKFLSAKNAGSFPLITAYFKDKNIVRNAKISGNISSQNFSNINLNYFLQSK from the coding sequence ATGAATTACTGTAAGATTGTCCTGCTTTCATTTGTATTGTTGGTTGCCAACAAAGGATACTCCCAAAATATGACTTCTGTAAATGTTGTTAAAATGGGTGCCGATGGAACGGACAAAGCAGATGACACTACTGTCTTTCAGCAGTGTATTGACAAACTTGCTGCGAAAGGTGGAGGAACCCTCGTGATACCAAAAGGTACTTATTATATAAATCATTTGTTGTTTTTAGGAGCCAAATATAGTAATATTGAAATTAAGGGACAAAATGCGATTATTATTCAGACTACACCAAAAAACCGAAAAGTGGTTCAAAACGGTTTAGTAAAGACATTTGCACAGCGTTTGGCAGCAGATGGTTGTTTCGTTTTTGATGCTCAGGTTTCTAATCAAATTAATGATCAAAAAAGTATTAAGAATATTACCATCAGTGGATTAGCATTTAAATCTGACATCCTGAAACAAGGTTTTGATGAGCTTATGCACCTGATTTCTGCGCATGGTGTAAGTAATTTCAAAATAAATAACTGCACTTTTACAGGTTTTCTGGGAGACGGGATTGCAATAAACGGTGCAACAGACTTTACCGTCAACCGCAATGCATACAATAAAGACATATCTATTACCAACTGTGTATTTGACGGAATAAATAAAGACAACAGGCAGGGCATTTCTATTTACTATGCTGATGGTTTTTTGATTAAAAACTGTACTTTTAAGAATATAACCAGACCCAATATGCCGGGTGCGATAGATATTGAAGCAGATTCTCCTACCAACGTTACGCGAAACGGAAAAATTTCTGACTGTGTCTTTGATAACATCGGAGGTATTGCCTGTATTGTTATGCACATAAAACCATCTGACAGAGGCAATAATTTTTCTTACAAAAATTTTACTGTTGAAAACTGTAAATTTAATAACTCCAATTCCGGCATCGCCGTTTTCGGTAGTGATTTTTATAAAGAATATACATCTGATGAGAAAATTCTCATTATAAAAAACAGTGAAATCACCAATTGTTTTATCATGCTGGATTTACGCAAAGCTTACGGAATTGAAGTAGATAATTTAAAAGCGCGTAACATATACACCAAAATTCACAATATTGTAAGCGATGGCGGCGCAAGAAATATCACCTTCAAAAACTGTACTTTCGACACTTTTGCAAATCCTGCCGGCTTAGGATTCACCGGTGAAACTTACGGTATTAATTTCGAAAATAATACATTTAAAAACTTTATCGGTACGGCAATTACAATAAATTCGCCTTCTGGTGTAGGTACTATAAAAAACAATAAATTTCTTTCAGCTAAAAATGCCGGAAGCTTTCCTCTAATAACAGCTTACTTCAAAGATAAAAACATCGTAAGGAACGCAAAAATTTCCGGCAACATATCTTCGCAGAACTTCAGTAATATTAATTTAAATTATTTTCTACAGTCAAAATAA
- a CDS encoding amino acid adenylation domain-containing protein has product MKRNLIEYLVETVKLKGNNTAVTENEKEITFNQLYRNISILADYILEKSDVVNKPVAIYLPKSINCVVADLGVMLSGNAYLNLDVKSPAKRIENILALVKPEFIITTKNLLKGLDGIYSADKIILIDELDFDIQCDDTKLLERLKVRSIDTDMSCIINTSGSTGTPKSVALNHRSFVDFIEVSDEIFQFSENEMIGSLSPVIFDIFSYELCMLISKGSCIVVLPENMAAFPIKILEEMQRTKVSFIFWVPTIMVNIANMDLLNKVNLETLKLVWFAGEVFPTKQFNYWKKTLTHTKFANLYGPIEITLDCTYFIVDREFEDNEPLPIGIPYRNTDVLIITDEDKLAVDGEEGELCVRGSSLALGYYNNPEKTGTAFVQNPLNPHYPEVIYRTGDIVALNDRKEIVFKGRKDTLIKHQGYRIEMGEIEHIVVNTLKIAKNACCVYNRQSKEIVLYYENTEEITAATFRKELLSSLPKYMIPTVYIRYDEMPRNPNGKIDRAFLNQQANA; this is encoded by the coding sequence ATGAAAAGAAACTTAATTGAATATTTGGTAGAAACAGTAAAGTTAAAAGGAAATAACACTGCTGTTACAGAGAATGAAAAGGAGATTACTTTTAATCAGTTATACCGTAATATCAGCATTTTAGCAGATTATATTCTGGAGAAATCAGATGTAGTTAATAAACCTGTGGCAATTTATTTACCTAAATCAATCAATTGTGTTGTTGCTGATTTGGGTGTAATGTTAAGCGGTAATGCATATTTAAATTTGGATGTAAAAAGTCCTGCAAAACGCATTGAAAATATTTTAGCGCTTGTAAAACCGGAATTTATAATTACAACAAAAAATTTATTAAAAGGTTTAGATGGTATTTATTCTGCCGATAAAATAATATTGATTGATGAACTTGATTTTGATATTCAGTGTGATGATACAAAATTATTAGAAAGATTAAAAGTTAGAAGTATAGATACAGATATGTCTTGTATCATTAATACTTCAGGTTCTACAGGAACTCCTAAAAGTGTAGCCCTTAATCATAGAAGTTTTGTAGATTTTATTGAAGTTTCGGATGAGATCTTTCAATTTTCAGAAAATGAGATGATAGGATCTTTATCGCCTGTGATTTTTGATATTTTCAGTTACGAGCTTTGCATGCTGATTTCAAAGGGAAGCTGTATCGTTGTATTGCCTGAAAATATGGCTGCATTTCCAATAAAAATACTGGAAGAAATGCAGAGAACCAAAGTGAGTTTTATTTTTTGGGTTCCAACAATTATGGTGAACATCGCCAACATGGATCTTTTAAATAAAGTGAATCTCGAAACATTAAAATTAGTTTGGTTTGCGGGTGAAGTATTTCCGACAAAACAATTCAACTATTGGAAGAAAACTCTTACGCATACAAAATTTGCTAATCTGTATGGGCCAATAGAAATTACACTTGATTGTACCTACTTTATTGTAGACCGCGAATTTGAAGATAACGAGCCATTACCCATCGGAATTCCTTACAGAAATACTGATGTTCTAATAATTACAGACGAAGATAAACTGGCTGTTGATGGGGAAGAAGGTGAACTTTGTGTACGCGGAAGTTCTCTGGCATTAGGATATTACAATAATCCGGAAAAAACAGGTACTGCATTTGTGCAAAATCCTTTAAACCCACATTATCCCGAAGTGATTTACAGAACCGGAGATATTGTCGCATTAAACGATAGAAAAGAGATTGTTTTTAAAGGACGTAAAGATACGCTTATTAAACATCAAGGGTACAGAATTGAAATGGGGGAGATTGAGCACATCGTTGTCAACACTCTTAAAATTGCAAAAAATGCTTGCTGTGTATACAACCGTCAAAGCAAAGAAATTGTTCTATACTATGAAAATACAGAAGAAATTACGGCTGCAACATTTAGAAAAGAACTGCTTTCAAGTTTGCCAAAATACATGATTCCTACAGTTTACATCCGTTACGATGAAATGCCGAGAAATCCTAATGGCAAAATAGACAGAGCGTTTTTAAATCAGCAGGCTAACGCATAA
- a CDS encoding EpsG family protein: MGAIIFLILVIFAGTRNVGIDNDYNLYSHLFRSAASLKKIGEEPTIALISFFAKALTNDYVRFTFIIYAFLGVYFKFTVIKNYHFFTLAVMLYVSNLFLGQEMTTIRAGVASGILLWMTPDLVAKNNKVVLLKILLATMFHNSSILFLSIYLVNRYDVKFKWMFLLLGLSLLTPILDLNFISIFSLDSFFWKAKVYLEGKKYEDTQLNIFNFKIIISLFYLVILYWFREKINYRGFDIFLKIHILSLVFFFLFSTTGLTFSLRTYELISVIQIILFPLIILCFSDRVKVFGYLIVLSTISVSFYYSIFVAKTLKEYSSWLF, translated from the coding sequence GTGGGGGCTATTATTTTTTTAATCCTTGTAATTTTTGCAGGTACCAGAAATGTTGGTATTGATAATGATTACAACCTGTATTCGCATCTTTTTAGAAGTGCAGCTTCACTAAAAAAAATCGGGGAAGAACCTACAATTGCCCTTATTTCTTTCTTCGCTAAGGCTTTGACTAACGATTATGTACGTTTCACATTTATCATCTATGCATTTTTAGGAGTTTATTTTAAATTTACTGTAATAAAGAATTATCATTTTTTTACTCTTGCTGTAATGCTCTACGTCTCAAATCTGTTCTTAGGTCAGGAAATGACAACCATAAGAGCTGGAGTAGCATCGGGAATTTTATTGTGGATGACACCGGATTTGGTCGCTAAAAACAATAAAGTTGTTTTATTAAAGATCCTGCTTGCCACGATGTTTCATAATTCTTCGATTTTATTTTTAAGTATCTATCTTGTTAACAGATATGATGTAAAGTTTAAATGGATGTTTCTGTTACTCGGACTTAGTTTGCTAACCCCAATTCTGGATCTGAATTTCATTTCCATTTTCAGCTTAGACTCATTTTTTTGGAAGGCAAAAGTATATCTTGAAGGTAAAAAATATGAAGATACACAACTGAATATTTTCAATTTTAAAATCATCATCTCATTATTTTACCTCGTGATTTTATATTGGTTCAGAGAAAAGATTAATTACAGAGGATTTGATATCTTTTTAAAAATACACATATTATCACTGGTGTTTTTTTTCCTGTTCAGTACTACAGGTCTTACATTCTCTTTAAGAACTTATGAGCTGATTTCAGTGATACAGATTATCTTATTTCCTCTTATAATACTTTGTTTTAGTGACAGAGTCAAAGTTTTTGGATACCTTATTGTGCTTTCCACAATTTCCGTATCTTTTTACTACAGTATTTTTGTAGCAAAAACTTTAAAAGAATACTCATCATGGCTGTTTTAG
- a CDS encoding glycosyltransferase, with product MAVLDTDIGFGIVLYKEDLLSCDAFQTLSGSIEKFKPEERVAVVVFDNTPRKEDRKKNENFCYNEYVEVFYFTENENRGLPYAYNLFAEKLEQLSKNWMVLLDQDTSLPDDFVAKYLAVDSSNFVNCPLVFSNGNLMSPSKFHKYRPSPVTITDQKSLPLSDLTCINSGLMISVAFYNQIGGYNPNLFLDFCDHDFIERVKKAGVTQIGIVDCKLIQDFSAVSHTKAQSLFRYGLFVKDLQEFYRGRNKFTVFTRVDLPRLLKLSYTFKTLEFVKTRLF from the coding sequence ATGGCTGTTTTAGATACTGATATTGGTTTCGGCATCGTTTTGTATAAAGAAGATCTGCTAAGCTGCGACGCTTTTCAGACTTTATCAGGATCTATTGAAAAATTTAAGCCTGAAGAAAGGGTTGCTGTTGTTGTTTTTGACAACACGCCCCGTAAAGAAGATAGAAAGAAGAATGAAAATTTCTGCTATAATGAGTATGTGGAGGTCTTTTATTTTACCGAAAACGAAAACAGAGGTCTTCCATACGCTTATAATTTATTCGCAGAAAAACTGGAGCAGCTTTCAAAAAACTGGATGGTACTTTTAGATCAGGACACAAGTCTTCCCGATGATTTTGTGGCTAAATATCTCGCTGTAGATTCCTCGAATTTTGTAAACTGTCCTTTGGTTTTCAGTAATGGAAATCTAATGTCTCCATCCAAATTTCACAAGTACAGACCTTCGCCTGTTACCATTACAGATCAAAAATCATTGCCACTTTCTGATCTTACATGCATCAATTCCGGACTGATGATCAGCGTCGCTTTTTACAATCAGATTGGTGGTTATAATCCCAATTTGTTCTTAGATTTTTGTGATCACGATTTTATAGAGAGAGTAAAAAAAGCTGGTGTAACACAAATAGGAATTGTAGACTGTAAACTGATACAGGACTTCTCGGCTGTTAGCCACACCAAAGCACAGTCGCTCTTCAGGTACGGTTTATTTGTAAAAGATTTACAAGAGTTTTACAGAGGAAGAAACAAATTCACAGTTTTTACCCGCGTGGATTTACCCAGATTATTAAAATTAAGTTATACCTTCAAAACATTAGAATTTGTTAAAACAAGATTATTTTGA
- a CDS encoding glycosyltransferase family 2 protein has protein sequence MTKKHKISVCIATYNGEKYISEQLDSILSQLSENDEVVISDDASTDNTVNIIKSYRDSRLKVFRNINKPGVVGNFDNAISNANGDICFLADQDDIWKSNKVKRILDFFSDNPEYTCVFSNAELIDENNVKIVDHFFKSVPKTNFFRMVLKNEFLGCTMAFRNTIKLTPFSDDLPMHDWYIGLKHIQNGKVGFINENLISYRRHGANVTTGKRSDLLQVFKWRISILKAIYSK, from the coding sequence ATGACAAAAAAACACAAAATATCGGTGTGTATCGCAACCTACAATGGCGAAAAGTATATATCAGAGCAGCTTGATTCTATTTTATCTCAACTGAGTGAAAATGATGAGGTTGTAATTTCTGATGATGCTTCTACCGATAATACAGTGAATATCATTAAGAGTTACAGGGATTCACGTTTAAAAGTTTTCCGTAATATAAATAAACCGGGAGTTGTAGGAAATTTTGATAATGCTATATCTAATGCAAATGGGGATATCTGTTTTTTAGCAGATCAGGACGATATCTGGAAAAGCAATAAAGTAAAAAGAATCTTGGATTTTTTTTCTGATAATCCTGAATACACATGTGTCTTTTCCAATGCTGAACTGATAGATGAAAATAATGTAAAAATTGTAGACCATTTTTTTAAATCTGTTCCGAAAACAAATTTTTTCAGGATGGTGCTGAAAAATGAATTTTTAGGCTGTACCATGGCTTTTCGAAATACTATAAAATTGACTCCGTTTTCTGATGATCTCCCTATGCACGACTGGTATATTGGCTTAAAACATATTCAGAATGGAAAAGTGGGATTTATAAATGAAAATCTGATTTCTTACCGTAGACACGGCGCCAATGTCACTACAGGTAAACGCTCAGATCTTTTACAGGTTTTCAAGTGGAGAATCTCAATATTAAAAGCAATATACAGTAAATAA
- a CDS encoding GNAT family N-acetyltransferase — protein MKTNFFMTELQFNQLLSELKIQAFKSESACFLLTEDFGFKRLYFIVSNAAELKSFLEFLNKDSEEEISVEAAGNSGYLTDLKEIFLQNGFFEYSSMVRMSKVRKDVEEVSYENIHLLTLDKKEEFHGLYKKYFDKFVERIPANEDIDGFIENQNAYYFSDNNEIQGFIVFENHGITSHLRYWFVHPDYRDKKIGSKLIQLFFNMGNNVKRELFWVIKSNENAIKRYKHFGFVEEDMHNLILINRNKKYEEQNY, from the coding sequence ATGAAAACCAATTTCTTTATGACAGAGCTGCAGTTTAATCAGTTGTTATCAGAACTGAAAATTCAGGCTTTTAAATCAGAAAGTGCATGCTTTTTGCTTACAGAGGATTTTGGTTTTAAGAGACTTTACTTTATTGTTTCAAATGCTGCAGAATTAAAATCATTTTTAGAATTTTTAAATAAAGATTCTGAAGAAGAAATATCAGTTGAGGCTGCAGGAAACTCTGGTTATCTGACAGATTTAAAAGAAATTTTCCTTCAGAACGGATTTTTCGAGTATTCTTCAATGGTCAGAATGAGTAAAGTCAGAAAGGATGTTGAAGAGGTGTCGTACGAAAATATTCATCTGTTGACTTTAGATAAGAAAGAAGAATTTCACGGACTTTACAAAAAATATTTTGATAAATTTGTAGAGCGTATTCCTGCGAATGAAGATATCGATGGCTTTATAGAAAACCAGAATGCCTATTATTTCTCTGATAATAACGAGATTCAGGGCTTTATTGTTTTTGAAAACCACGGAATTACAAGTCATCTGCGTTATTGGTTTGTACATCCCGATTACCGCGACAAAAAAATAGGCTCAAAACTTATTCAGTTATTCTTTAATATGGGGAATAATGTGAAAAGGGAGTTATTTTGGGTAATTAAAAGCAATGAAAACGCTATAAAAAGATATAAACATTTTGGCTTTGTTGAAGAAGACATGCACAATTTGATTTTAATTAATAGAAACAAAAAATATGAAGAACAAAATTATTGA
- a CDS encoding phosphopantetheine-binding protein — translation MKNKIIEILNGIRPEFDFGSETNYISQGMLDSFDLITLVTELDESFGISIDGTDILPENFESAEAIEALLKKNGAQ, via the coding sequence ATGAAGAACAAAATTATTGAAATATTAAACGGGATTAGACCTGAATTCGATTTCGGTTCAGAAACAAATTATATTTCTCAAGGCATGTTAGATTCATTTGATCTGATTACTTTGGTTACAGAATTGGATGAATCTTTTGGTATTTCAATCGACGGTACAGATATATTACCAGAAAATTTTGAATCTGCCGAAGCTATTGAAGCTTTGCTGAAAAAGAACGGAGCACAGTAA
- a CDS encoding glycosyltransferase has protein sequence MLKVKILLATYYGERYIKEQIESIFSQKSVHIDVAVSDDGSKDNTLNIIRETYPEVTVSQNIPGTGSAAKNFLKMVQNLNFEEDFDFVAFSDQDDLWLPEKMKAAADKLTNSQSDLYCSNLTKWDTSDNSYSLLKKDFPQKKFDYLFEGGSAGCTYVFTRNFARDLSFYLKDLDSSDWKGFSHDWLVYFFARSKNYKVVIDGNSYIHYRLHDENIHGHLNKLSLATIKEKSRHVFSGYYQNHVKNYIQYLDKNSEEYNIYKKFLGNYLVRNLMILKYNTQLMREKKKFLIFAVLNLMKIK, from the coding sequence ATGCTGAAAGTAAAGATTTTATTAGCTACCTATTACGGCGAAAGATATATTAAAGAACAGATAGAGTCTATATTTTCTCAAAAGTCTGTACACATTGATGTAGCTGTGAGCGACGACGGAAGTAAAGATAATACGCTGAACATAATCCGAGAAACTTATCCTGAGGTTACTGTTTCTCAAAATATTCCAGGAACCGGTTCTGCAGCAAAAAATTTTTTGAAGATGGTGCAGAATCTCAATTTTGAGGAAGATTTTGATTTTGTTGCATTTTCAGATCAGGACGACTTGTGGCTTCCTGAAAAAATGAAAGCTGCGGCAGATAAACTCACAAACTCACAGTCTGATCTCTACTGTTCAAATCTCACAAAATGGGATACTTCAGACAACTCATACAGTTTGCTGAAAAAAGATTTCCCTCAGAAGAAATTTGATTATCTGTTTGAGGGAGGAAGTGCCGGATGCACCTATGTTTTTACAAGAAATTTTGCCAGAGACTTAAGTTTTTATCTCAAAGATTTAGATTCTTCAGACTGGAAGGGTTTTTCTCATGACTGGCTGGTTTACTTTTTTGCCCGCTCCAAAAATTATAAAGTAGTGATTGATGGCAATTCTTATATTCACTACAGATTACATGACGAAAACATACACGGACATCTGAATAAACTGTCGCTTGCAACAATAAAAGAAAAATCAAGGCATGTTTTTTCGGGCTATTATCAAAATCACGTTAAAAACTACATACAGTATTTAGATAAAAATTCGGAAGAGTATAATATTTACAAAAAATTTTTAGGAAACTACCTGGTAAGAAATCTAATGATTTTAAAGTATAATACTCAGTTAATGAGAGAAAAGAAAAAATTCTTAATCTTCGCAGTTTTAAACCTCATGAAAATTAAGTAA
- a CDS encoding sugar transferase produces MYNTFLKRIFDFSVAFFGFLLLSPIFIIATIGLYFANNGKPFFFQARPGLGGVIFKIIKFKTMNDRKDAGGNLLSDAERLTPLGAFIRKTSLDELPQLINVIKGDMSLIGPRPLLPQYLPLYSETQKLRHNVRPGITGWAQVNGRNAISWTKKFELDVWYVNHLSFTLDLKILFLTIKKVIVREGISQEGQVTMEGFNGSN; encoded by the coding sequence ATGTACAATACATTTTTAAAAAGAATATTTGATTTTTCAGTCGCATTCTTTGGATTTTTACTTTTAAGTCCCATATTTATCATTGCTACTATAGGCCTGTATTTTGCAAATAACGGAAAACCTTTCTTTTTTCAGGCCAGACCTGGTTTAGGAGGTGTGATTTTCAAAATTATTAAGTTCAAAACAATGAATGACAGAAAAGACGCAGGCGGCAATTTGCTGTCGGATGCCGAAAGATTAACACCGCTGGGTGCATTTATCAGAAAAACCTCCCTCGATGAGCTTCCACAGTTAATAAATGTTATAAAAGGTGATATGTCTCTAATAGGCCCGAGGCCGTTACTTCCTCAATATCTGCCATTGTATAGCGAAACTCAGAAACTTAGGCACAATGTACGGCCGGGTATTACGGGTTGGGCTCAGGTAAATGGAAGAAATGCTATTTCGTGGACGAAGAAATTTGAATTGGATGTTTGGTACGTTAATCATTTATCATTTACCTTAGACCTTAAAATACTCTTCTTAACCATCAAAAAAGTGATTGTGCGTGAAGGTATTAGCCAGGAAGGGCAAGTGACAATGGAAGGATTTAATGGCAGCAATTAA
- a CDS encoding 3-oxoacyl-ACP synthase III family protein, translating into MKINFSNKKISGMLSILPANEVLFEDEMHNYSFSEAKSLKLKAAMGFKSKRIVAEDSTTSYDLVVAGLDYLFENNFLDKNSIDAILFVSQSPEYIMPPTSNLIHGKYELDERVFCMDINQGCAGFIVGLQQAFMLLNNEGINKVVLCNADVLSPKVSKFDRNSNPLIGDAAAITIIENTSEDTSIIGEIRMDGTGAMALNVPAGGARMPITAETSELYEDSFGNKRTKNHLVMQGDNVFNFVQTKVPEQIKNIVENSNDSVESIDYFLFHQPNRFMLQKLADKIGVGREKLPSNVVENFGNSSGVTIPVVTTHNLGEQLENTEMKVCFSGFGVGLTWGTIIMKIGNLDFCKLIYK; encoded by the coding sequence ATGAAAATTAATTTTTCAAATAAAAAAATTTCCGGAATGCTCAGCATTTTGCCTGCGAACGAAGTATTGTTTGAAGACGAAATGCATAATTACAGCTTTTCTGAAGCAAAATCTCTGAAGCTGAAAGCAGCAATGGGTTTTAAATCAAAGAGAATTGTAGCAGAAGATTCTACAACAAGTTATGATTTAGTGGTAGCAGGTTTGGATTATCTGTTTGAAAACAATTTTTTGGATAAAAACTCTATCGATGCTATTTTGTTTGTAAGCCAAAGTCCGGAATACATTATGCCACCTACGAGTAATCTTATTCATGGTAAATATGAGCTGGATGAAAGGGTGTTCTGCATGGATATTAATCAGGGTTGTGCAGGTTTCATTGTAGGTTTGCAGCAGGCTTTCATGTTGCTTAACAATGAAGGCATAAATAAAGTAGTATTGTGCAATGCGGATGTTTTAAGTCCGAAAGTCTCAAAATTTGACAGAAACAGTAATCCACTAATTGGAGACGCTGCGGCTATTACCATTATAGAAAATACCTCAGAAGATACTTCAATTATTGGTGAAATTCGCATGGACGGAACCGGTGCAATGGCTCTCAATGTTCCTGCTGGAGGTGCGAGAATGCCTATTACGGCAGAAACTTCAGAGTTATACGAAGACAGTTTTGGCAATAAGAGAACTAAGAATCATCTGGTAATGCAGGGTGATAATGTTTTTAATTTTGTTCAGACAAAAGTGCCGGAGCAGATCAAAAATATAGTTGAAAATTCAAACGACAGCGTTGAGTCTATTGATTATTTCCTTTTTCATCAGCCCAACCGCTTTATGCTTCAGAAATTAGCTGATAAAATTGGCGTTGGCAGAGAAAAATTGCCTTCCAATGTTGTGGAGAATTTTGGTAATTCCAGCGGTGTTACCATTCCGGTTGTTACAACACACAATTTGGGAGAACAGTTAGAGAATACAGAAATGAAAGTATGTTTTTCTGGTTTTGGTGTTGGCCTTACCTGGGGAACAATTATTATGAAAATCGGTAATTTAGATTTTTGTAAACTCATATATAAATAA
- a CDS encoding SDR family NAD(P)-dependent oxidoreductase — protein MHNNFLDFSEKVILITGAGSGIGKATALYLSSIGAKLLLLDINEESLQETLTSCNEKCDFLTIDLSNIHTIKTILSDKLKTFGPLDGIVHIAGLPYVSPLKTLNTDTVEKVLKVNTVAALELAKVFTKHKMYKTENPSIVLISSVYGLVGSAANVAYAMSKSALHGITKSLAIELASKKIRVNCVAPGFIKTQMLDDVSGSFDNEYNNRLNSLHPLGLGEAEDIAYGITYLLSDMSKWVTGTILSVDGGFTAQ, from the coding sequence ATGCATAATAATTTTTTAGACTTTTCAGAAAAAGTAATCCTTATCACAGGAGCAGGTTCTGGAATTGGAAAAGCAACAGCTTTGTACTTATCATCAATAGGCGCAAAGCTCCTCTTATTAGATATCAATGAAGAATCGCTTCAGGAAACACTTACTTCATGTAACGAAAAATGCGATTTTTTAACCATCGATTTATCAAATATTCATACAATTAAAACCATCTTATCGGATAAATTAAAAACATTTGGACCGCTTGACGGCATCGTCCACATTGCCGGTCTGCCTTATGTTTCTCCTTTAAAAACTTTGAATACTGATACTGTTGAAAAAGTACTGAAAGTAAACACAGTCGCAGCTTTAGAGTTAGCAAAAGTTTTTACAAAGCACAAGATGTACAAAACAGAAAATCCTTCTATTGTTTTAATATCTTCGGTGTATGGCCTTGTGGGATCGGCTGCAAATGTAGCTTACGCAATGTCTAAATCAGCCTTACACGGAATTACAAAGTCTTTGGCGATAGAATTGGCATCAAAAAAAATACGTGTCAACTGTGTGGCTCCTGGCTTCATTAAAACACAGATGCTTGATGATGTCTCGGGATCTTTTGATAATGAATATAATAACAGATTAAATTCTCTTCATCCTTTAGGGCTGGGAGAAGCAGAAGATATTGCCTATGGCATAACCTACCTTTTATCAGATATGAGCAAATGGGTTACTGGCACGATTTTGTCTGTTGATGGAGGTTTCACAGCGCAATAA